One Lycium barbarum isolate Lr01 chromosome 5, ASM1917538v2, whole genome shotgun sequence genomic window carries:
- the LOC132639582 gene encoding uncharacterized protein LOC132639582, with product MKTMKGKLLKKLKTIKTIGYLKPERILHSNASDGYIQYTSPPKSTNSQFHCQSPLTPVQLHEDPKKNVVQDQEAEIIDVSELMKDLEDQEMEVEEDEIDDKENIRPATNVKKSQPLRENIENCSPLKPKNESFDGNSFTPLLDFDVLNFRRPDLDLGTLFDPNILAAFEEAVMVVKAQEAERKAKIEEKIFKPLEERKEEEDDEEKEPPLKTRKIEETIDPLLEFKEKCLPGGCDSVILYTTGLRGIRKTFEDCDSIRFLLENFRVMFFERDISMHSEFKEELWRIMDGKVVPPRLFIKGRYIGGAEEVVTLHEQGKFRPLLEGIPIDSFQCPCEGCAGMRFIMCFKCNGSQKIVQLAFVTVLLQKFQLETGAVLQAAKCNGNIWKMYGKGCSITSSAKNGTAEVKIRDKTKGAMLLQKAKEIARKCKLKEMHNDSELHYSCSKSKGANGGKLRKPAARANSDDNYVFCPAAVDTRRANFRHFRLHMLKGEPVVVTNVLDNALGLSWQPMFFKGYMEGRFDSYGWPQLLKLNDWLPSGLFDERLPRHGAKFSSCLPFMEYTHPQYGYLNLALRHPDNCSKPDLGPKAYIAYDFPEELGRGDSVTKLHYAVTDTVSVLMHTQAVVPTVEQFSAIENLKQIHKAQDQREFGADANRMHESKSENKKYSQESVKAECESDTNVIDFEPRLPQINKNCEMDNSSTI from the exons atgaaGACCATGAAAGGAAAACTACTCAAGAAACTAAAGACAATCAAAACAATTGGGTATTTAAAACCAGAAAGAATCCTTCATTCAAATGCATCAGATGGGTATATTCAGTATACTTCACCACCAAAATCAACAAATTCTCAGTTTCATTGTCAATCTCCATTAACACCTGTCCAACTCCATGAAGATCCCAAAAAGAATGTTGTACAAGATCAAGAAGCTGAGATTATTGATGTTTCTGAGCTAATGAAAGACCTCGAAGATCAAGAAATGGAGGTTGAAGAAGACGAAATCGACGATAAAGAGAACATAAGGCCTGCTACAAATGTGAAAAAGTCTCAACCTTTGAGAGAAAATATTGAGAATTGTAGCCCACTGAAGCCAAAAAATGAGAGTTTTGATGGGAATTCTTTTACCCCTTTATTAGACTTTGATGTGTTGAATTTTAGGCGACCTGATTTGGATTTGGGTACACTTTTTGATCCAAATATTCTTGCTGCATTTGAGGAAGCAGTCATGGTTGTTAAAGCTCAAGAAGCAGAGAGAAAAGCCAAGATTGAGGAAAAGATTTTCAAACCActagaagaaagaaaagaagaagaagatgatgaagaaaAGGAACCGCCTTTAAAAACTCGAAAAATCGAGGAAACTATAGACCCCTTATTGGAGTTTAAAGAAAAGTGTCTACCAGGAGGATGTGATTCAGTGATTCTGTACACAACAGGTCTTAGAGGGATACGAAAAACGTTCGAGGACTGTGATAGTATTCGATTTCTATTAGAGAATTTTCGTGTTATGTTCTTCGAGAGGGATATTTCGATGCATTCTGAGTTTAAGGAAGAGTTATGGAGAATTATGGATGGGAAAGTGGTGCCACCAAGGTTGTTTATTAAAGGAAGATATATTGGTGGAGCTGAAGAAGTAGTGACATTGCATGAACAAGGGAAGTTTAGGCCACTTCTAGAAGGAATTCCTATTGATAGTTTTCAATGTCCATGTGAAGGGTGTGCTGGAATGAGGTTTATTATGTGTTTCAAATGCAATGGCAGCCAGAAAATTGTACAGCTAGCCTTTGTTACTGTACTACTGCAAAAATTTCAGCTG GAAACAGGTGCTGTACTTCAGGCagcaaa GTGCAATGGCAACATATGGAAAATGTATGGTAAAGGTTGTAGCATAACTTCTTCCGCTAAGAATGGAACTGCTGAAGTTAAAATAAGGGATAAGACCAAAGGGGCAATG CTGTTACAGAAAGCTAAAGAAATAGCACGAAAGTGTAAATTGAAGGAAATGCATAATGATTCAGAACTGCACTACTCCTGTTCAAAATCTAAGGGTGCAAATGGTGGCAAGCTACGTAAGCCAGCTGCTCGAGCAAATTCTGATGATAACTATGTATTTTGTCCAGCAGCTGTGGATACTCGGCGTGCAAATTTCAGGCATTTTCGGCTCCATATGCTTAAGGGTGAACCAGTTGTGGTAACTAACGTTCTTGATAATGCATTGGGATTGAGCTGGCAACCTATG TTTTTCAAAGGATACATGGAGGGTCGTTTTGACAGTTATGGGTGGCCTCAACTCTTAAAGTTGAATGACTGGCTGCCATCAGGTCTATTTGATGAGCGACTGCCACGTCATGGTGCCAAATTTTCTAGTTGTTTACCTTTTATGGAATATACGCATCCTCAATATGGCTATCTCAATCTCGCTCTAAGACATCCTGATAACTGTTCGAAGCCAGATTTGGGGCCTAAGGCATACATTGCTTATGATTTTCCTGAGGAGCTTGGACGTGGAGACTCGGTCACCAAACTACACTATGCTGTGACTGATACAGTTAGTGTGTTGATGCACACGCAAGCAGTGGTCCCAACAGTTGAACAATTCTCGGCCATAGAGAACTTGAAACAGATTCACAAAGCGCAGGATCAAAGGGAATTTGGAGCTGATGCTAATAGGATGCATGAGAGTAAATCTGAGAATAAGAAGTATAGCCAGGAAAGTGTAAAAGCTGAGTGTGAATCAGACACAAATGTTATAGACTTTGAACCGAGATTGCCACAAATAAATAAGAACTGTGAAATGGATAACAGTAGCACCAtctaa